CGGTCGACATCAGGTTTGCGGTCGAGACGGGTTCAGTATCGGGCACATCGTTCTGCCGGCTGCTCTGGCCGATGACTTGCCCCATCTTCAAGCCGCCACCAGCCAGGGCGAGTGTGCAGAGGCGGGCCCAGTGATCTCGGCCGCCGCGGGCATTCACTTTGGGGGTTCGACCAAAGTCGCCGGTGATAATCAGCAGCACGTCGTCGCTCAGCCCACGCTCTTCCAGATCTTCCAGAAACGCCGAGACCGCTTTATCGAGCGGACGGCCGAGCATTTCCATTCCCGCTGCGACCCCCGGGTTGTTGCCGTCGGAGTGCATGTCCCAGCCCGAACTCTGCACGGTAATAAAACCGCAACCCGCTTCGACCAGACGCCGCGCGAGCAGCATCTGCTTGCCGAGCGAGGAAGGCTGAAAGACTTTTTTGCCGACGCGGAATTCGCGCGTGTCGTAACGCTCGACGAGTCGCTTGTCTTCTTTCTTCAGATCGAAGGCATCACCGGCCCCGCGCAGGACCATCTCGAGCGCCTGTTGCTCGTACTTATCGAGTCCTTGCATCGCGCCGGAAGCATCGACCTGACGATTCAAACGATCGAGTTGCCCAAGCAATGAGCGGCGATCATCGATCCGCTCAGCCGACAACTTCAACTGCATGTTCTTGAGCAGCGTGCTGCCGCCATTCGGATCGAACGCCGCATTCGCCAGGCCCAGCGAACCGGGTCGCGAGCCATTGGCAATGCGGCTGCGCTCGTTGACGTATTGGCCGTCAATCTCTTCGGAAGTGAGCAGGGCATAAGTGGGCAGGCCACTCTCGGGATGATTCGCGCCGCGAATCTTGGCGAAGACCGAGCCCATGCTATAGCCGGCTTTGCCATCACCCGCGGGATCGCTGCCGCCGGACAGGACGTGGGCGATCGCCTTCACGTGGTCGCCAACCGGATGCGTGAAAGAGCGGACCAGCGCCATCTTGTGGGCGTGGCTGGCCAGTTGAGGGAACGTGCCGCCGAACGAGACACCGGGGAGCGACGACTTCACTTCACCCGTAATGCTGCAGTAAGGCGCGGGCGCATCGCTGTTGGGGTTAAACGTTTCAATGTGGCTAGGGCCGCCGCCGAGAAACAACAGCACCACCGATTTATTGCGGAAGTAGTTGAGTTGCTGGCCAGCCTCTTTCGCTGCCAACCACTGAGGAAGTGCCAGGCTGCCGAGGGACAGTGCGCCGATTCGCACAAAGTCGCGCCGGCTTAAGCCAGTGCAATCGGTATTTTGAGCGCCGCAAAACCAGGTAAGCATCGGGACAATCCTTTGGCGGGATGATGCGAACGCGCGCACCACTGGGATTATCGTATCTGAATACGCTGATGGGTCAATGTAATTTTCGAGATTTGGCCCAGAACGGCCAGCGACTATTTCTCGGTCTGCCGAAGATACTCAGTCTGCCGGGGAGCCTGAGCGCTCGCTTGTGGCGCGGAGAGTGTGAAGCCAGCCCCGCAGCCGCACTGATAGACCAGATTGGTGCCGAGGACGCGCGGATTCTTCACCGCAGCCACAATGTCTTCGCCATGCAGCATCGGCTTGGTTTCGAGTAACTTCAGGTCGCTGGAACCGCAGATGGGGCAGGTGCGTTCAGTTGGTGAAATGCTCATGGTTTCACCGTAGTCAGGAGGCAAGATTTCTCCCAGGGAGTCAACTCCCAGAAAAGCCTCTTTGCGGCAGAAATCTTGGCCGATGCAGTGACAGCAGGTCAAATCGTCGCACCCAGAAAGGTGCTTGTCGCAGCCTGATAACGATTGCCGAATCAGCGCGCCGAGCGAACCGCATTGCCGACTGGCAACGAGGGTCGTACGAACCGCTCGAGCAGGCTGGGGTGGGCTGCCAGATTGAAGAGTATCCGACTGCAGATGGCGTTGCTGCGGCCAAGGATATCGCACCGCTGCGCGGGATCGCCCGAGTAAGTCATCATTGCGCCGCACGGTTCGAGCTGCCAATTGGGATCTCGATAGCCACGCAGCGTGGTCTTGCGATCGGCCAGCCAGCAACCAAGGCCAAAGGTGACTTCGG
Above is a window of Anatilimnocola aggregata DNA encoding:
- a CDS encoding DUF1501 domain-containing protein, with amino-acid sequence MLTWFCGAQNTDCTGLSRRDFVRIGALSLGSLALPQWLAAKEAGQQLNYFRNKSVVLLFLGGGPSHIETFNPNSDAPAPYCSITGEVKSSLPGVSFGGTFPQLASHAHKMALVRSFTHPVGDHVKAIAHVLSGGSDPAGDGKAGYSMGSVFAKIRGANHPESGLPTYALLTSEEIDGQYVNERSRIANGSRPGSLGLANAAFDPNGGSTLLKNMQLKLSAERIDDRRSLLGQLDRLNRQVDASGAMQGLDKYEQQALEMVLRGAGDAFDLKKEDKRLVERYDTREFRVGKKVFQPSSLGKQMLLARRLVEAGCGFITVQSSGWDMHSDGNNPGVAAGMEMLGRPLDKAVSAFLEDLEERGLSDDVLLIITGDFGRTPKVNARGGRDHWARLCTLALAGGGLKMGQVIGQSSRQNDVPDTEPVSTANLMSTVLHTLFDVGQLRLDTRIPRELTKLAEETPPIKQLF